TATCCCCTTCTTCCTTTCAATTAATCTTTGAATATCCAAAATGCCGTATTTCCCCAGCCTGAATTTTGAGACTGCATTTTCATGGTGCACTTCTGTGTCCTACTGCCTTCTCTATTTCTTGCAGATTATTAGCTGGATCCAGAGGCTTGATCAGACTCAAGTTTGATCTCTTTGGCAAAACTATAGCTGGTGCCGTGTTCTTGCACCGAGAACCACATTACGGGGTATTAGCAGCTTACTGAGGGCTGCAAGATGGTGATATCTaattatatcatttctttttaatttattatttggaaTACTTTTATAAAAGGATACGTTTGCTCATGTATTCTTTGGTTACTGGTGGCACAAATCATACAGGTAAGGTGGAATAAATGCTTGCATCTTTTCCTTCATTAATTTCAAGATGATGAATTGATTTTCTTATCCTTTGGAGCTGAccgattttttaaatattatatttaaatattttaattggtttCAATTCAttgaaataattatctttttgaaGCTTAAATTGTCCCatatttggccagtgggagcctcaAGCTGGCTCCTGAATTCTTTGGACATGAGTCTGTGAGAGTTTATCTGGCATGACCAGATATACCTGACTCATCTTGCATATTTCCTTCCCCAAACCTGAAATCATCCATTTCTCCAAGAaactctggtttctttttccaggaAATGCTATTTCAAAGCCACAGTCTGGGTGCTAGGGACATGCACTGCTACTGGGCTTGTCGTTATTTCTAAGACTCTTCTGTAgacagatagacacacacacacacacattcaaggTAAAATAGTTTATGGGTTCATACTAGTAGTACCAATTCAAATTCAGAGCTACAGAATTTTTCTTTAAGCTCTTCCGTATTACATCTGTATTCCCTTTCTTCCACACTGGCAATGCTGGTTCTCAAGGATACAAAGAATAATAGAATTAGAATATCCTAGATACTGACTACATCTCTCATTCTCAGCATAACAATATCATGCTACCAACCAATATAATTTCTGAGCTCTGTTAAAAATGTCTTTGTGTGtgctctttccatttttctcccattAAAAACAGTTGTGTCATATCTACATTATCTGACAGTATAACCATTATATATCTTCTCCCTTTTAACTGGCGCTTAGTCTTGGTTTTCTGTTTAATGCTCATTACTGGTCCTATGTCATTATCTCTTTAGTTATTTTGGTTtgtctgaagcttattttttagGAGATTCTTGAGAACGTCATTAGAAGAGTAATATTGTTTAAGATAATCTGAATTTTCCCTTATAAGTCACTTGTTCTTTTTACCTACATGACCAAAGAGTAGAGTAATTTGTAATGTTCagcttcaaattttttttattacagaaagTTTTTCACAGTacacatttttgtatttgttctgttcctttgatttggttttctttttctttagctgTCTTCAAAACTGTCCCTGTCTTTCAAAGCCTTTTATATATCCCTTTATTTCCACTTtatctttcaaattttctttaatttcatcttCTATTTGTCCTAAGTCATTATCTATTGCATTATTAGTTCTTGCTTTCATTCCAGTTCAGTCTTTATATTcgaaattaattttttgtttttctttctaattccttCCTCAGTACTGTTACCgcatttctgaatttttctaatACTGACTTGTGTTGTTCCTTCATGTCTTGTGTCATTTTCCTTATGCTTTTTAGCTTGTTTTGAAACAGAAGGTTTCAATTTTAATCTGTTCTGAGGGCATGTTTTTCTGGTGCTTTTGTTGTCTGTGGGGATGTTATTCTgttcctctttctattttttcttataataattttttttttttttgctgtatgcaggcctctcacagttgtggcctctcccgttgcggggcacaggctccggacgtgcaggctcagcggccatggctcacgggcccagccgctccgcggcatgtggcatcctcccggatcggggcacgaacccatgtcccctgcatcggcaggcagactctcaaccactgcgccaccagggaagccctagccttagttttttatttataaaaattagcaGTGATAATACTTAACTCTACAAGTTGTGGGGATTCATGACATACTTTACATATACATTTCAGATACTTCATGTAAccttaccataataaaaataacataaaatgttaataatttagtttttaaaatagctAAATTTATAAGTGTTTTTAATGCTGTAGGCTTTATGCTAAACACCTCACGTGCATCATCTCTTTAAATCcccacaacaaccttatgaggtgaATACTCTGCTAGCCCCATTTTGCAGTGGGAAAACCTTCTCATAAAAAggataagtaacttgctcaaagttacACAACTAGTATGACTATCTCGGTCTttttacaggaaataaaaaattccCCTCCcctcaatgaaacaaaaatgatgcAATAAATTGTTGCTTGTTTCCATGAAAATATCAGCCCTGAATGACATATGCactatatgacccagccatcctaACCTAGGCAAGGCCAGAGTTCCATCCCATTCTAGGTCTATCTGACCCCAGAGGTCGATTTCTAGGCTCACGATACTATATGATTCATCAGATTCTCTAAGGTTCCTGTTTCAGTTGCCACAAAGTCTCTTGTACCGTCCAACTCATTCCAGTGGAAGCGCCATGTGAGGAAAATCCCAGCTTCCCTCCAAATCTTCATTCAGTTGAACTATCACTCTTTCTAGCCCATCAAAATCTCCATCCTTCCTCCAATTTACGTCTCTTGCTACCACAGTCAAAATGGTCCAAATTCAGATTATATACTTTAATGTATGAGACTCTGATGGAAACAAAGTGCTTAGATGAAAACCACTATATTGCCCGTTTCTTTTTATAGAACTTTATACCTAACAAATATGGTATGTGAATCAGCTCAATGTTTCAGTTTCATCTTCTTGCCTATAAAATATAATCTACTAATTTGCATAAAATTTGGCTGATCCTAAGGGCTAGGCTGTCACGGTTTTTCACATTTAAACTTGATTTAGGTGTATTAAGAGTGCcagaatatttaaatgtaatgcCAAGTTCTATGATGCTTCTTCAAGCTCTATAAAGTGATGTCCATGTAGGTTTTGAAAGTTCATTTTTCCAAACCcatattttgaaagagaaaacctTTCcagcttatgattttttttctagtttctatttGAATTTGGAGTAATTTTAGATGTACTTTAATTGAAACTTTTGCAATATGATTCACTTTTACGATTATAAGTAAACTTTAACCTAGAGAATACAAAATGGCCTGCTTGTCATACATACTTTTGATGGTAGGAATTTGTCAATCAAGACCCAGAAGAGAGCATATCAAAAAGGATAATTCCAAttcattccattcattcatttactcaatatttattgagtatttactgcTTATTAGGCATTATGCTAAGCCttgagaatacaaaaataaacaaaacagatccCTGCCCACATGGAGATTACAGTCTACATACTTTATGATATATAgcagttaacttttaaaaagtgagttctAGTCAGAATATAATATAGTAATAGGATTACTCATTATACAATTAAAGAGTTGGAAATTATCAAGGAAAGCAAAAAATTAGTATCTTCTATCAGAGGAAGTATTAAGGATGATTTGAAAAAACAGATAATTCTGAAAACAAAGTAGCTATGAAAAAGTATCAAAAATGACATTAAGAAATATCCcccatatgtataactgattcactctgttataaagcagaaactaacacaccatcgtaaagcaattataccccaataaagaggttaaaaaaaaaaaaagaaatatccccTATATACATTCTCCATAAAAAATTTTGTAGGAAAAACTTTTGCTTTTACCTAGTATTTGACGGATTTCTGGCCATTCTCTCTGTACTTCTAGTGCAGATTTCAGTTTAGCACACAGAGGGATATAATCCATGTAATCCATTAACACACGAATAACTCTGCCTACCAAGTGTTTCATCCAAGGAACTGTAATAAACTCACAGAACTGAGAGAAGTGATGAAATTTAACTTAGTAGTACTTTTaatacactatatacaaaaacacTTAATTTTGTTCTGAAAAATTATTATCTGTCATTTTACAGGAAGTGAAAGTTCCCTCCTTGTaatgaacaaaaaaagaaaaataaacggTTTGCTTGTTTCTGTGAAACTAGGAGCCCTGAAGCACGCGTGGCTCTGATGTGATTGTATTCAGCACGATGTGGAAGAATCATGCTTCTTTCCATGCTTCTAGCCCCAACATTCCACCAAATAAGcataaattattgatatattttcccccattcttcaACATTCGGTTTCGAATTCAAGAAAAATACACTTTGTTTTTGGCCTAGTTTTATGCTTATTTCCCCATATCATTGCAAACAAAAactcaagaacaagaaaaatataaaagttggagttgatttttcttttcttctaacatCCCTGATGAGCAAACGTTAGGATGATGACCCAATATGAAGAAGAGAAGGATGTAACTCACCGGGTTATCTTTTATGACACAAGACGTCCATCCCGGCAGTATCTCTTCCTCTATCTCTGACCATACAAACGAATTTCCAAAGATGTCCCCGTGCATGCAGTCAAAGCACATCTCCACTTGATAGCCGTTATTCAGCAACAGCCTGAGCATTACCTCGTCATTTAGGGCATACTGAATGGCACTGGGGAAATGAGTGTCATTCACATGCATGAAATAACAATTGACATTAGCTCCATGGGCGAGAAGCAGCCTGACAATTTCATGATTATTGGCCCTCACCGCCACAAGAAGACAGTTGAGGGGATCTAAGTTTGGGTCTGCACCTGCAGCCAGGAGGACTTCTGTGCAGTGGATATCATTATTGCAAACGGCAAAATAGAGAGCAGTCTTCCGTTCATCATCGTAGCTCTTGGAAATGTGGTCAGCAAGCAGGGTATTGACATCAAAGCCATTTTCAATAAGCAGTTCTAGGCACTGTGCATTTTGTCCATCTGCTGCTGAGTGAATTGGCGTTAGCCCACTTTTCTGAATTGCATGTTTGGATGTTACTGGAATAAGATATTTCAGTGcactaaaagaaatcaaatatccACACGGCatgaagaaaatcaagaaattaaataAACCAGCTTCCTCACTAGACAAGTGAATGCAATTCACttagtttcctgtattttctctagATAACCTTACacaaaaacatttaatatttgtcCATTGACTTACTACTTTTCAGTTTAGTGtaatttagtttagttttgaTTTAGCTTCCCAGGCTAAATATTCCTGGGGAAAATACTGGATCTTATATATTTGGTCCTAGAATTGTAATTATTCAGGAACCCTCCCCATCTTTCAGTTCTTCTCTGAACAGCATAATATCTATAATCAACCAATGCTATGTAACgaaaaaaatataataggaaAGTAAGTCCATTTGATGCCATAGAAGAATGCTTCACACTCTTGACCATTATAACATGGAGTCACAGGAAGTTAGAGATGGAAGTAACCCTGAGCATCACTGAGTTCAACCCCTTTAATACCAGCAGAGCCATATGAAGTCTTGAGAAgtgaaatgacttgtccaaggtcacgtaGATGTAGGGCAATGACTACAATTTAGGCCTCTTGAATTCTCGTTTGTTACTCCCCTTTCACTGCTTCCTGAGCAATGTATGCTTGAATATTGGCCATGTACATCCTGTCTGCTTACTTGAAATTGAATTATTGGCAACAAGAAGAGTCTTTGTTGTTCCATCAACCTTACATCTGTTCAACCGAGACAACTAACCACAGCTTATGTTTCAAAGAACCTGTGACAAATAGCTGTGAATTTCACACTTGACTGATGAACTAGAGAGGTATGAGAGCCACAGGCAAGGATAAGTTGATCTCTTGTGCCTAATTCAGAGCGACCATATGTGAATTTATGAACTTTGACAACGTGTCACTTAGTGTCAATTACGTGTCATTGGCTACTTAACCAATGTCACCACTGAAATTGTGATAAAGCCTAATGATTTCAAAATTTTTGAGCTTATGAAATATACTTAATTACCTAAAACCATCCTTTCATGGTGGGTAGTTTAATGTAATGATTATAGATTCCTATTGATATGTTGGTTGTGGCACATTTTTGTGATTTAAAAGTATATCTGGCCTTTTTATTTTGGGGAATAAAGAAACCTAAATTTATAATGAAACTTTTCTATTCAAGAATAAATTTGACATTATATTATAATATCTGTTGGTGTTGATAAAGATTagagtcacacaaattttaaCCCTTGGCCAAGGGCAAAATTTTTAGAAACCTGTAGCCATCTGTTAAAcgtattaaaaaaaccaaaaaggcaCATTTGGGCGGCTTGTGCAGAATTCTCACTTATAACTTACcttcttctaaaagaaaatatcttttcatttttaaaagtagtatAAATTCAAtgtggaaattttttaaagtaaaagaatacaaaaagaatgggaaaaatcaaacaaatatatagatatacaaaaCTTGTGAacattttgcctttttctttttggattttggGAGGTGTATAGATAGATTTGGGATTTTACCATATATACAAGCTTGTGTTTTTCCACTTGAAATGATCATGCTATGATTTATTACTCACAGATAATGTCCCTCGTAGGCAGCTCGGTGTATAGGAAGATGCCCTGCTTTGTTAGGTATGTTTCCACTTCCTCCATATTCCAGCAGGAGGGAGATGCAGTCAGGATTGCCCCCTCCTGCTGCCTCAAACAACACTGATGCCCCATCATCCGCCAAAGCAAACACATCCCCTCCTGGCAGTATAAAACATGCGGCATAGTGATAGCTGGACAGACCGTCAAGATAATCTTAAAAATAGCCTGTGGTTTTCCTTTCTGGTTAGGACTTAAAAGTATAGAATTAAGAACACCTGTGTTctcagtcttttcaataaacaaTCATGCAGCGTGTTTCATTCTATTAGAAAATCTTTCTGTCATAAGAACATCTGAGAACTCAAGTCAATTTCCACGATAAACAAAGTCTCCCCCAAAAAGGTACAGTTAGACTTTTAAAGGCAGCAGTTAACActcgatttaaaaaaatatttatcaactgTCTTCTGTGTGCAAACACCATGTGTGACCCAGCAGAAGATGCTAAGATAAATAAATCTGACTCTCTTAAGTGGCTCTGAGGGGAAATGAGACAAAATATCATCAAAGAACACAAACTGTATAATATTCAAGTGACATCAGGACCAGAAGGCTTGATGTAGGGGAAAGTGGTCTGTTTGCATTGTGGTTTTGTTGCTGACTGTGAGAGTTTGGGGCAAGCTATTTACTTCTATGAACTTCcaactcctcatctgtaaactagaGTAATACAGCTTATTTCATAGGGCTGATTTGATAATTAAATGAAGTTGCATTTGGGGGGCACCTCAAAAATGTTAGTCTTTTCCCCACAGAGGATAATGTTGTCCTAGCctttatttacagatgaggaaactgagacccaggtgCTTAAGTAACTAGGCAAGAGTCAGACAACGGGTAGGTGGCAGAAACCAGTTTAAGAAGTCGGAATCTTAATTCCTGGTTCCGTTGTTGTATAAAGCACTTGGAGGTTTCAAAGGAGGACAACATCGCACTCTGTTGGGAAGAATTAGTCTTCGGGGAGGAGATGTCTCAAGACACTAACTTTGAATTGTGTTGGAGGGTATTCCAGATGAGGGCGAGGACCTGACCCAAAcccagaaagaaagaatgcaagGTATGTTTGGGAATATTGCTAGGCTATTTAACTGGAGTGCAGGATACATATTAGGAGTAGTGAGAGATAAACCTGGAAAAACAATTCAGGATGGTGCAGTGGGGACCTGAGCATGATTcagtgggcagtggggagccactgagGATTTTCTGAATCGTTTTTTCTACTGTAGCTGACCTTTAGGGAGAGGAGCTGAGTTGTAGTATACAGTATGGATTCGCAGATGGAGAGACTGGAAACCAGGAAAGTGGTTAGGAACCAATTACACTGGTCCAGGGAAGATGGGAGGATGCAGACGAGAGGGTCTGCCAAGGTGAGAACTGGTGAGAGAGAGGGTTGCTGTAGCACACAGCAACTGACCATATTTGAAACAGAAGGTGATGGGGAATCAGAGATACATCTAAGCTCTCAGTCTTGGCTGAGAGAAATTATTAAAAGTGTGAAAGAAGAGGAATTCAATTTAGGAGAAGATGAGTGTGAGACCTTGGTGAGCCATCTATGTGAAAACTGGGAGCAGTCAGGGCCAGGCACTCAGATTTGTAAGTCCCCGTGCATAGGGTTCAAGTGAGTTGTGCAATAAGGGTCTATTGAGGGGGCTATCGAGGGATGGGACAAAAGCTTGATGCCTAGATACAttcaggagaggaagaggagccaGTGAGAAGTGGAGAAAAGGAGATCCAAGAGGCAGGAGAAAAGTCAGCAACATGCAATTCCTTTTCTACGTACCTTTGTGGATCAGGTGTTCCAACACATCACAGTGACCATACTCGGCCGCAACACCTAACGGGGTGACTCCAAATCCGTCTCTTAGGTGGACATTGCCTCTGTGGTTTAGTAGTAGAGCTATTATATCTTTGTGGCCTTGTTTGGCTGCTTCGTGCATTGCTGACCATTGCTTGACACAGGGCTGGTCAAGGCTGGTGTGGTGTTTAAGCAGGGCAGACACCATGTCATAGGAGCCCATTTTCACAGCTTGAAGATGATTTTAGAAAGAATAGTCAATGGTGGGCATATAACATGAATACCTTACATGGCATTAAACTAATGACCGGGTTTAATATCAAAAGAGATATTagtgatttcttttcttgtatttttcacaCCCCTTCTATTTCTCATACCAAATTCCTATTGTGAAGTGTTAGCGTGCAAGATGATACTGCCTTTTCTTTAAGACAGACCTGAGGATGGGTAAGAGTTTCATGGAAAACAGGATGCCTATCACTAAGGAAGCTGTGTGTACTCTTTCGAAACTTCTGTTGCttcatcaacaaaacgaaaataACATCAACTTTTGTATAAGTtaaataatgtatgtatgtaaaatgtttagtatatactaggagctcaataaatgataaccattattattactataatttcATCACTTCTAGGATCATGGAGCCACATGTGTAAATAATGTTTATCAAATTTTTCTCCCTCTAGAATGAGTTTTTTCCCCCACCAAATCCAgcagtaaatattaaataaacttcTCTTTCCCATACTCTTATGAGAGGTTAGCAATAGGAATGTTTAGAATCCAGATAGGTcagttgttcttttttatagGTGAAGTAAGTGACAGCTAATGTACTACGTTTTCCAACGTTCACTAAATCggatgtctctctccctctctgtttttttctaataGCTGAAATTACACTGTTAAAAGTTTTTCCCCCCTTCGGATTGTTAATGGATTGTCCCAGTTTAGATATAAATACTTCTCAAAGAGGTAATGCATTTTCCTCTTATCAGTCAAGTAAAATCTTAGTAAGAAACAGAGCAGGACGAGTGCCACTCTCTAacactcattcattcgttcattcatcctTTCATGCAGTTAATACGCACTGGCTATATGAAAGGCACTGAGTTAGGCACTGTGGACAACAGGAAAAAGACAGACGTAGTTCTCCCTCGTGGAATTTACAGCCTGGGGAAGAAACCTACACTGTCTTCTGTTTGAAGAGAGACTCAGGGTCTGGGCCTTTGCTGGGAAAGGCAGGAGGACATGTAGGGCCACATAGAACATCCCGGGCAGCTAGGAGGCAGAATCCAGAAAGGCTCTGAGGCCAAGGCAAGGGAAAGGGCTCCAAAAGGCATAAAAGGAAGATGAAGACAAACTTGGCCTATTTCATTTGGAGGCAGGCAAGCCATCAGGCAGTgagatttcagtttttcttctgcTTAATGTCTGAAGCAGAGTCTGCTGACAAATGCCTTTCTCTGAATCACCCACCTGCCACTGGCAGCTCTAATTACAGTGAATTACCTCATCCTGGCTGGTGCTCTTGCAAACATCAATAAGTTAAACAAACTAAGAGATAATGTGTCCTCATTTATCTTCTTGCTCCTATTCCATTTTTTCTACttagaaaaaatgtattaaaataatgaaCCTCTTCCCTCATGatctgttttccttttgtctgACTCAGGGAACATGCTGATTAGAGATATTAGTCTTTTGTCAAGAAAATAACAGCATATATAAGCCATattcaacttaaaataattaaaactttgcTTGCAGTTTGGAACTAAGTTTTGGAActaagaatacattttatttctcatagaaataataatcaaaatcATGGGGAACCCCTCCCAAGCTAACCCATGAAGACATTCTTAACAAATAATTGGCTAAAATAATGAACACTAACAAGGTACAGAACTTGTGTAATGTAGCTAagcaaaatacaaattaaataatatatgaagtaaaaaatatatttcacatatatgtatCTTTATATGCTTAGAGGAAACAAGCCTCAGTTGAAGAGTTAGGGAATTAGAGAATTTTGCATTGGTCACAGGCAGTATTGAACACCTTATACTCTGCtggcacttttcttttttaaaaaaaatttcggggcttccctggtggcgcagtggttgagagcccgcctgccgatgcaggggacacgggtgcgtgccccggtccgggaggatcccacgtgccgcggagcggctgggcccgtgagccatggccgctgagcctgcgcatccggagcctgtgctccgcagcgggagaggccacaacagtgagaggcccgcgtaccgcaaaaataaaaaaaaaaaattctgtcattttctttcgGGATATATGTGTTTTGCTCatataatttacttaatctcGGCAGTGAGTTATCTTCTGACTCATATGACATACCAATAGAGAAGAGAGTTTTTTTTGCGGTATCTTGACAAGGATTTGAAGATTGAAGGAGGAGATGAAGTAGAGAGGATATGTATTGATCTGTGAGAAAGAAAACGTCTGAAGTAAAATTAACTGAATTGTAAATGGCATAATGTTCTCGGAAAATGGAGGGCACTGGAACTGAGATGTTGTGCCAGACAGTTCCCTCGGCTTCCTCTGTACCCTGGGACCCACCGGCCAGGATAATCTTGCGGCTATCCCACTGGAGAAAGGCTACACCAGGTTCAGAGGGATGGGTAGAGAGGGGGTCCGGGggcaaaaaacatttaataactgtCAGCTCATCACAAATGAGATATCTACACTCAGCAAGTAACTGTATAACATGACTGTAATACATCTAAGTACCATAAGTAAGGGCCAGGTGGCTGATGGGGGAAAAAGGGCCCTGAAGGGaccaaaagtgattttttttttccatctaaggAGTATTccataaataaagacaaagataatGGTGACAGgttaagacaaataaaaatggcatTGCgcatcaaaattttttttttaaaagagcacttTTTTCTCTTATCTCTCCTTTATATGTTAATGGGCTGTGAGTAGCCAAAAGTAGCcccaaaattcaagaaaaaactgagaaagtGCCATGGATGATCCATTTTCCTATGAACTTAAAAAGACTTGACATAGATCCCACAACGAATGTCCTGAAGAAGGTAACCCAAGGAGAGTCCCTATTCTCCAGAAATGTGGATGATAGGGACGTAAGTGAACACCTCCATAATATTTCCTTCATGAGACTTTGGTTTTACCTTTGATGTTAccagttggtttttaaaaatattatttccaaatgttaattctattttgACTCTGATAACTCAACGATCAAGTCCCTTTCCCATACTTTAGTTATTGCTAGAGTAGAGAGATCAACAATGGAGACTTTGAAATGCATATAAATACTTAATGCTCTGTTGTGGGCATTAAGcagtaaagaaaaatttaaatgaagcccaaagaaaacaaatgagtgaTAATCATGACTTAGTTGTCCCTTAAGAACATGAGTGGATTGAGAATAGGAAGTAGAGAATAATTGTATATTTGCAAAGTGAGATAGTATACAAACTCTGGAAAAGGGTATCTTTTTTGCAGAAATCAAAGACTATAGAAACACCAACAAATACATGCAAATACTCCATGGTATATGCCTTTACAAAAATAATAGATCACACTGATAGTGGTGAAACAACCAGAGGTGATATTCCATTTAGTATCTGTCCTTGCTCAGGAAAACAGTTCCGTTCATTTATGAAAAGCACCATGTTACTGTGACATAAAGGCTGGTAACATGTATGCAGAGAAAAATCATCTCTTCCTCAGTACTTGTGTTTCCCCTTCTCCTCGAGCAAGAGAAGCTCCCAAGTTTTAGCTGTTCACAGTCTATCCAGGTAGAGACTAAATATCCCGGCTTCCCTGGCACCTAAGTGTGGCTATGTGACAAAATCTGAACAACATGGTATGAACAGAAGTGCTGTGTACAATGTCTAGGTCATCTTAGAGGCCAACATGCTTTCCCAAGGCTGCCTCTTTCCTCCCCCCTGCTGGCTGGAAAAGGTAACATCTGAAAGTCTTGTGTAAAGGAGGCATATCCACCCTGCCAGCCCTAGGCCACTCACTTCTGAAATGTTGTGTGAGAGAGGAACGAACTTCTTTGTTTTGAAGTCATTGCTGTTAGTTTgtgttgtgtgtctgtgtttgtttgttttgttatggaAGCTTTACCTCTACCCTAACTGTAAAAATAAGTTTGTCCAACTTAAGCTGAATTGGGGAAGGCTGAAAGCTCTGA
The genomic region above belongs to Lagenorhynchus albirostris chromosome 8, mLagAlb1.1, whole genome shotgun sequence and contains:
- the ASB15 gene encoding ankyrin repeat and SOCS box protein 15 isoform X1, producing MDANDDPDEDHLTSYDVQLSIQESIEASKTVLYPERFVPLSDQKRKLVEAIKQGHILELQEYVKYKYALEEADEKGWFPLHEAVVQPIRQILEVVLDASYKTLWEFKTSDGETPLTLAVKAGLVENVRTLLEKGVCPNTKNDKGETPLLLAVKMGSYDMVSALLKHHTSLDQPCVKQWSAMHEAAKQGHKDIIALLLNHRGNVHLRDGFGVTPLGVAAEYGHCDVLEHLIHKGGDVFALADDGASVLFEAAGGGNPDCISLLLEYGGSGNIPNKAGHLPIHRAAYEGHYLALKYLIPVTSKHAIQKSGLTPIHSAADGQNAQCLELLIENGFDVNTLLADHISKSYDDERKTALYFAVCNNDIHCTEVLLAAGADPNLDPLNCLLVAVRANNHEIVRLLLAHGANVNCYFMHVNDTHFPSAIQYALNDEVMLRLLLNNGYQVEMCFDCMHGDIFGNSFVWSEIEEEILPGWTSCVIKDNPFCEFITVPWMKHLVGRVIRVLMDYMDYIPLCAKLKSALEVQREWPEIRQILENPCSLKHLCRLRIRRLMGLQRLCQPALMEKLSLPPTIQRYILFKEYDLYGQELKLP
- the ASB15 gene encoding ankyrin repeat and SOCS box protein 15 isoform X2 — protein: MDANDDPDEDHLTSYDVQLSIQESIEASKTVLYPERFVPLSDQKRKLVEAIKQGHILELQEYVKYKYALEEADEKGWFPLHEAVVQPIRQILEVVLDASYKTLWEFKTSDGETPLTLAVKAGLVENVRTLLEKGVCPNTKNDKGETPLLLAVKMGSYDMVSALLKHHTSLDQPCVKQWSAMHEAAKQGHKDIIALLLNHRGNVHLRDGFGVTPLGVAAEYGHCDVLEHLIHKGGDVFALADDGASVLFEAAGGGNPDCISLLLEYGGSGNIPNKAGHLPIHRAAYEGHYLALKYLIPVTSKHAIQKSGLTPIHSAADGQNAQCLELLIENGFDVNTLLADHISKSYDDERKTALYFAVCNNDIHCTEVLLAAGADPNLDPLNCLLVAVRANNHEIVRLLLAHGANVNCYFMHVNDTHFPSAIQYALNDEVMLRLLLNNGYQVEMCFDCMHGDIFGNSFVWSEIEEEILPGWTSCVIKDNPVSYILLFFILGHHPNVCSSGMLEEKKNQLQLLYFSCS